Part of the Methanorbis furvi genome is shown below.
CCGGAACTTTCGTGAGTCGCTGTTTACTTCACGAAGAAGATAATATTTTACGACGCCGTTCTGTACCCGCGGCTCTATCCGAAAATAGATGTCCTTTTTCATCCTGTACGTATGTGTTGGGACGCGAAAGATGTAGTAAGTTTCGACCGTGACTGTTTTGCATCCTTATTCATACGTCTCCCACGGAAAAGCAGAACACGCGGAGTCTCACTGAAAAAAGATCACGGAGCAGACGAGAACATCACAGAAATGAATTATTTTCGAATTCCGTGATGTTCACGTCTGCTCCGTGATGTTGAAATATTCTGTGGAATTCCGTGTGTTCCGTTTTTCCGTGGGCTAACCTGCGAAGAACATCGGTTGACAAACAAATAAATTAAAAAAAAATTATGTCCCCAAAACCCAGCTCTGCATATCGCGTGCGCCGTGCTCATAACTCCACCAGATCTTGTGGCTCATGTGGACGCACCAGAACTCTTTGGGATTGAGCTGTGCTGCAAGCTGCTCTGCATCTTTGATGTTCATGTGTTTGGAGATGTGGACCTCGGGTGGAAAAATTCCATCCAGCAGCAAAAGATCAGCGCCTTTCATCACGTCAAGCGTCTGCTCCGAAAGATCTGCAGTTGTGTCACAGGAGTAGACAAACACAGCGCCGTCAGCCTCAATCCGCACGCCGTAAGTTGGAGCATCATGCATTACCGGAAAAAGCGTCACCTGCATTCCGCAGATGTCGACTGCCTCGTATGCGGTCATTGGAACTTCGTTATGCCGCATGAACGAAAAGATTCCTCCACAGTAGTCAAGCACTTCGGGTGCACCGTAAACCGTGATAGGCTCGCGCTGCACGCGGTAGAAGTCTCCGAATCCCATGAAGTGATCATAGTGCCCGTGCGTCCAGATTACCGCGTCAATGATTGGTGAACCTGCCGCAAGAAGCTGGGCACGCATATCTGGTCCGGTATCAATCAGCAGATGTTTCCCTGCATGTTCCACAAGAATTGAGGTTCGCAGCCGCTGCTTTCCGGTCTCCCGTGCCTCCGTGCAGACCGGGCAGCTGCACCCGACCTTGGGCGTTCCGACAACATCCCCAGTACCAAGAACAGTGACCCGCATGATCTTTAGGTACAGCCTGCTCTGGCAATATTTCTGCGGTTCACCAGTTCCATACCTGCATTGACATCAGTTTCATTGATCTCCTTTCTGCCGGCAAGAAGCGCTGACACAATTGCCTCGGTCAGCATCATCCGAAGATCTGCTCCGGAGAATCCTTCAGTCTGTTCAGCGATGGTGGCAAAGTCCATCGTGCAGGGGATGTCGGTTGCCACATGCCGAAGAATTGCCTCGCGCATGGATACATCCGGCAGTGTGAAGGTGACGACTTCGTCAAACCTCCGCCATGCCGCATCATCCAGCATGCCGGCATGATTTGTCGCACCAATCAGGAGAACCTGATCCTTGATCAGATTGATGTGGTCAATACTTTTGAGAAGTGTGTTTACTGCACGCTTCATGGTACCGTTGTCGTCAGAAATACGGGTCTTGGCGATGTAGTCGAACTCATCGATGAAGAGAATGCAGGGCGCAATTTTTTTGGCAAGGTCGAAGATTCTGTCGATGTTCTTTGAGGTCTCTCCAAGATACTGCGAGGTCAGCATGGAAAGCCTGACTTCAAGGACCGGCATGTGCACTGAGCGCGAGAGGGCAAGGGCAAACGAGGTCTTACCGGTTCCGGGCGGACCGACCAGAAGAATTCTTCCCAGTTCGTAGATTCTGTGTCTGCGCAGGAACTCCTGATTCTCAAGAGAGATCTGCACTTTCCGAACGATCGCCATCTGATCAGAAGTGCAGACCAGATCTTCTAAGGAGAACTCAATCTCTTCGGGGGCATAGGCGACCACAAGGTCGGCGGCTTCCCGGAACGACTCGGATTTTGCGGTGAGCGCACCAATTTTTCCGGAGAGGGATGCAACGGTGTCCTCAAAGAGAGGAATGTTCTCCCGTGCAGTTTTGTAGGAGAGTCCCGATTCTCCTGATGTTTCAAACGAGAGGGCGAGAGCCGGATTTTTCATGACCGCCTCAGCACCTGCGTTGCGGAGGTACCATTTCATTGCCGGTGCGAAGGTTGTTACCGCAAACTGGCCGAGGTCGTTCACCACAAGGTAGGAGTTTTTTCCGTTCGCAATCAGACTGCGGGCAGCAAGGGCAGGGAAGTATGTTTTAAGCTGTCCTTCTTTTATGGCGACCGGCCGGGCGATGACGCCGGGGGCGTCTGGACAGAAGAGGGGACGCAGAGAAACTGGAAGATCATTTACGCCGAGTGCGGAGTTTCCGTTCACCACTTCTGCTGTCAGCACAATCTCTGTGAGCTGTAGCAGTCCGGAGTCAGTAGCAGTTGCGTCCATAGTATTCCATATATATGGGTGAAAAAACGGCATAAGGGTTTTGTACTGAACAGTAGTTCTTTTCCCTGTGGTTGATGCCAACTAAAATTGTTAGAAACTGTTTTCCCGTGCCGCTCTCAGAGCTGCCCAGCGGGTGCGGATGCGGAACTCGTCCCCTGGCTCGGGATTATTTTTGAGCGCTTCGCTGTAACAGTCAAGCGCCTCTGCCGACCGCCGCAGCTGTTCAAACACCACGCCTTTCATGAACAGAGTGGACGCAGCCTGTGAGGGGTCAGCTTCGATGGCCGCATCATAGTAGCGCAAGGCATCATACATCAGGCCTGCAGTTCTGAGATTGTTTGCACGCTCAAGCAATTCTGTGAAATCTCCTTTCGGCTGTTTGAACCCGCGCCGTTTTTCATACATCTCTGCTGCGTAAGGCGGGGCAAGAATGCCGCCGCTCTCTTTTGCAAGATTGACTTTGCAGAACCAGACCTGCGTGAGCATTGAGTCTTCGTTCGCATTACACCACTCTTCAGCGCGGTAAAAACAGTTTCCTGCATCCTCATACGCTTTCTTCTGCACAAACGCCTGCCCTCTGACGACGAGCGATGCCGCGTCCGGCGGCCTGAGCTGGTCAGCCTCGTCCAGCACTACAAGTGCTTCGTTTGGTTTTTCCGCATACAGAAGCGCTTCCGCCTGTAAAACATGCAGCATGGAAACAAAGGCTGCCATTTTTTCCGCGTCTTCTCCTACAAAGTTTTCTGAAGAAATTCCTGCACGTGCGGCGATGAAACACTCCGCAGACTCGGTGTACATGCCTTTTGCTTTCAGAACCGAGGCTTTGCCAACCCAGGCAAGAGGGTCTGTGCAGTCTGCAGCAATTGCCGCATCATATGCCCGAAGTGCTTCGTCAAGTTTTCCGGCAAGAGCGAGATCTTCTGCCTGGGTGATCAGGTCAGCTGCATCAGACAATTTTTTCACCGTTACGTACAACACCCACGCGGCCGTTCTCCACCGAGAGGGTAAAACCGTGTTCATAGAGCCACTCGCGTGCATTGCCGTGGCCGTGAATCATCAGCTCTACGAGATCTGAGGGCTCGTCCACGTCGGTTGACATGCGCATGGAGTCGATGATCTCAACCGTGAGGCCGAGTTCTTCGGCAATCTGGAGGTGTCTGCGGAACGAGAATCCATAATATTCCACGCGGAAGGGTTCGGGACGTTTGACAAAGATGACATTTGTTCCGCCGCCGAGCCCGGGAACAATTGCCATGTCTGCTTTGGTTGAGAGTACCCGCTGCAGGCTTCCGGGGGTGACCATGGGGAGGTCGGACATGATGATGAGTGCCGGACAGTGAAACTGCGGCAGTGCCCAGTTGATTGCTTCGTTGAGTCCTTCTTTGCGGATGGCAACGAGCGCTTCTTTGCAGGTGTACGGGGATGTACAGAGCAGTGTTGCCGTGCAGCCGGTTTTTCGCACAGCGGAGATGACGTCGCCAAGCATTACCTCTGCAAACTCTTCGCGTTCTTCCTGTGTCATAACAGAGGAGAGGCGGGTCTTGGGATTGACCGGTTTGTAGGGAATCAGGGCGTGGAAGTACATGATAGTAGTAATGGTTGCTGAAAATACTAGAAACTGTTTGTAATGGGCTGGCATGATGAGATTCTGAAACGCGAATCGCATGCCTTCGGCCTGCTCACCGCTTCGTGGAATAACGCGAATAAGAAAATCGCCAATGGCGATTTTTTATTCGCGCCATTCGCGTTTCAAAAAAAAGAGTTACTGGTATTCCACCAGATTTTGCACCTGTTTCGGCAGCCCGCCCTTAAACCGCAGACGAATGCCCTCATAATACTCACGGACCCGTTCGTTCATAGTCGGGTGAATCCGCAGCTTCGCATCCGCGAAATCTCTCTCGGACACAAACACCGCATTGCGGCGCAGGGAGTGCATTGCCGCCTCACGGCAGAGACTTTCCAGATCTGATCCCACATATCCTTCCGTGTCTGCGGCAATCTTTGCAATAAATGCGGAGCGTTCGGGGTCTTCCAGCACAATCTGCTTTTCAGCAGCAGCATCTGTAATCAGACGTCTCAGCTGTGGAGCAGAGAGTCCTTCCGGAGACTTTTCAATCTTCTTTGCAAACGTCTTGATCTGTTTGAGTGTAAGCGTCTTTCCGGCAAACTTCTCTGCAAGAGCAATCACTGCATCCTCGCTGCATCCTGCAAGCACCTCCGCTGCCTCATCCAGCATTGACTTTTCCAACGGCATGCTCCGCATGTGAACCGCAAGAATCGCCTCGCGGTCGGCAAGCTTCGGCTCGGTGATGTAGACCAGCCGGTCGAAACGTCCGGAACGCAACAGCGCAGGATCGATGATGTCAGGGCGGTTGGACGCCGCCAGAACGACCACGTCATTCAGCGGTTCAATACCATCCATCTCGGTCAGAATCTGGTTGAGCACATTTTCTGAAACCTTGCTGCCCTCGCCGTCCGCTCCCCGTGCAGGAGTGAGCGAATCGATCTCATCAAAGAAGATGATCGATGGAGCAACCTGACGTGCCTTGCGGAAGATCTCCCGCACCGCACGTTCTGACTCACCGACCCATTTTGAAAGTAACTGCGGACCCTTGATCGCAATGAAGTTAGCCCCGCTCTCGTTTGCGACCGCACGCGCAATCAGTGTCTTTCCTGTTCCCGGTGGTCCGTAGAGCAGAACTCCTTTCGGCGGCCTGATACCAAGCTGCGCAAACGAATCTTTGCGGGTGAACGGATACTCAACCGCCTCACGCACCTCAGTAAGAGCGCCCGCACATCCGCCCACATCAGTCCAGTGTGTGGCGACCGCCTCAATGGATATCTCCCGCATCGCCGACGGCGTAATTTCACGTGACGCCTCGGCGAAATCCTTTGCAGTCACCTCAAGTTTTCTGAGCACCTCGTCAGGAATGCGTTCAAGATCAAGATCAATCACATTCATCTGACGGCGCAGGGATCTGATCGCAGCCTCCCGCGCGAGCGAGGCAAGATCCGCACCGACAAACCCTCTGGAGAGTTGGGCAAGCTGGGCAAGAAGCCGCTCACGGTTTTTCTTGTACTCCTCCTCGGCTGCTTCGATCTTTTTTTCATGACCCTTCTGCTTAAGTTCCTTGATCTTCGCCGCACCCTCAAAGGGCATACCGCGCGTATGAATCTGGAGAATTTCGAGCCTGTCGGCTTCCGACGGAACACCGATCTCAATCTCGCGGTCGAACCTCCCCGGTCTGCGCAGAGCCGGATCGATTGCGTCCGGCCTGTTCGTTGCGCCAACCACGACGACTTGTCCGCGGTCAGCAATGCCGTCCATCATGGTGAGCAGCTGGGCGACGACACGCCGCTCCACTTCGCCGGTAACATCCTCTCTGCGCGGCGCAATTGAGTCAAGCTCGTCGATGAAGATGATCGACGGCGCGTTGGTCTCGGCCTCTTCAAAGACTTCCCTGAGCCGTTGTTCTGACTCGCCGTAATACTTGGAGATGATCTCAGGTCCCGCGATGGAGATGAAATGCGCACGACTCTCGTTTGCAACTGCTTTTGCAATCAGGGTTTTTCCTGTTCCCGGCGGTCCGTAGAGCAGAACTCCTTTCGGCGGTTCAATGCTCATCGTTTCAAAGAGTTCCGGATGGCGGATCGGCAGTTCGATCATCTCGCGGACACGGCGGAGTTCGCCTTTCAGGCCGCCGATGTCTTCGTAGCTGATGCTTTTGGTGCCCTCAAACTTTTCATGCTCTTCGTTGTAGAGAAAGTCGATTTCGGTCTCTGGGGCAATGATGCAGGCGCCTTCCGGTTCTATGGTCGAGATTTTGTACTCGAGATATTTATTGGGTATATTGGAGATGATTGGGAGAATGTCGCCGACGGTTATCGGGAAGTTGATTATGGACTCGCCAATTTCGTCAGGGTCGCCGTCCGAGATATTCGGCGGAGTGTTTGTCGGCGGGATGAGGTCGATGTGTTCTGCTTTGATCTGGTTTGTGACCGGGGTCACAATCACGCGGTCGCCAAGGCTTACGCCGGCGTTTGTCCGCGTGAACTTGTCGATGCGAATTTTTCCCAGTCCCCAGTCCGCGGTCATGGCACGCCAGGCTTTGGCAACTGTTTTGATTTTTCCTTCAATAATTACCAGCTGGCCCGGGGAGATGCCCAGTGCCTGCATGGTATCCGGGTCGATACGCGCCTTACCCCTGCCCTGATCCTCAGGATACGCGCTGTCCACTTTCAGTGATATTTCAGGCATTGGTAGTACATCTCACGGAATTGATTAATAATATTCTGTAGCGGGCGTTGAATTAGTATTTCTGTGGGCGGCTCATGAACGGAGATGTGGCATTGCAGGACTGTATATTCCCTGACCGGCAGGTTTTACTTTTCCCTGCTCAAGAGTACTAGTTACTATTCCTATGCGTTTGTTGGTAATTGATCCGAAGTTTGGCGCTGCAGGCGATATGGTTACCGGAGCGTTTCTTGCGGCTGGAGCTGACCGTGAAGCGGTTATTTGTGCGATGCGGTCGGTTGTTGCGGACCCGACGGTAGACGACGTCGTCCGCTGTGGCATGCCTGCCGTGTATGTGAAAACACATGCAGGACCTGCACACCGGACGCTTGAGGAGTTGCTCGCCCGTGTGGAGACTGCGGACGCACCGGCAGAGGCCGTCATTCTTGCAAAAAGGGTCTTCACACGAATCGCATCAGCCGAGGAGCAGGTGCACGGCACGCATCATCTGCATTTTCATGAGGTCGGGGCTGATGACGCGATAGCGGACGTGATTGGTGCATGCACCGGTTTTGTTTCGCTCAATATTGACGCAGTACATATTCTTCCAATTTCAGTCGGCTCAGGAACCGTGACCTGCGCCCACGGCATCATGCCGGTCCCGGCTCCAGCAACCGCAGAGATTTTGAAAAATTCTGACCTGACCGTCTCAACAGGTGAGTTTTCCGGAGAACTGTGCACACCAACAGGGGCAGCCCTTCTTGCGGAATTTTCTGCAACCTGCGGGACGAGAGAACATACCGGACGAATTGTTTCAATCGGCTGCGGAGCAGGGACGCGTGATCCTGCGGATCATCCGAATGTTCTGCGGGTGATGGTGATGGAGTCTGCGGTTCCCTTCTTCGGTCCGCAGGTTGATGTTCTGGAAACAAATGTGGACGACCTCTCCGGCGAGGTGCTTGCGTCCGTTGTTTCCCAGATGATCGAGTCAGGCGCACGCGATGCATGTGTTGTTCCTATCGTGATGAAAAAAGGACGGCCCGGCTATCTTGTGCGGGTGATCTGTTTGCCTGTTGATTCTGAGCGGTTGGCGCGGCTGCTTGCACGCGAGACCGGCAGCCTTGGCATCAGATGTATGCCTATGGTGCACAGATTTGTTGCAGACCGCGTGATCTCTTCTGAGACCGTGGTCGTAAATGGATACACGTTTGCGATCGATGTGAAGACTGCGTTTATGGACGGCGCTGCCTACTCAAAGAAGGCTGAGTTTGATCAGGTGCAAAAAGCTGCGGACACTGTCGGGGTTTCTGTTCGGGATATGAAGCGGATTGTTGAGGAGGAGGCATGGAAGAGAAAATAGTTCAGAAGATCTCAACGAGCGTCGCAGGGTTCGACCGATTGCTTGGCGGCGGGCTTGAGCCGCAGATGATCACCCAGTTTGTGGGAGAGGCGGGCTCCGGTAAAAGTACTCTCTGCATGGTTGCGGCAGTTTCTGTGCTGCGACAGGGCGGCGGCGTTGTGTATGTGGACTCCGAAGGATTTTCGGTGGACCGTTTCTCGCAGATTGCAGGGGAGGATACGCCTGAACTTCTGAAACGGATTTATGTGCTTGAACCGATAACATTCGCCGAGCAGGGTGCTATGATTGCGAGTGCTGAGTCGCTTCTGCGTGCAAAAAAGGCGGATCTTTTAGTGGTGGACTCGGCGACTGCTCTCTATCGTGTGGAGCAGATGGAGACCAAGGAGGCGCTGTCGATGCTTTCCCATCAGATGATGGTGCTGCTTGCGCTTGCGAAACGTTTCTCGGTCCCTGCTCTTATCACCAATCAGGTGTTTATGGATGTGGAGAAAAACAGGCTTAGCGGCCTTGGGGGAACAGCCCTTGCCCATATCTCAAAAGCGATTGTTCGTGTGGAGAAGCGAGAAGGCTTCCGACGAGCGGTGATAACCAAGCACCGGTCACGGCCGGAAGGCGAGTTCTGGGATTTTGTGATTACGGGTTTTGGTGTTTCGGACCGGTAATTTTTTTTGGAAGTATAATGTGAAACGCGAATAGCGCGAATTGCATGCCTTCGACATGCCGCGAATAAAAAATCGCCAATGGCGATTTTTCAAAAAAAAATATTTGTCTATCTCTGGGTGCTTTTATCTAAAACAATAACTTAGTATTCTCTCAAAAATCGCCATTGGCGATTTTTTATTCCGCGAAGCGGTGAGCAGGCCGAAACGACTCCTGAAAGGAGGAGTTAAACACGACGGAACGGCGTGTGAAAGGCATGCGATTCGCGCTATTCGCGCCATTCGCGTTTTTTTACATAAAACCAAAGCATGCGATTTGCGTTTTGAAATTTAATCTCCGCGTAGTTTTATTCCATCTCGCAGCCGTCGACCAGTCCTTTAACAATTCTTACCGTGTCGCAGATGTTGTCGATCACATAATCAGCGGTTTCGTATAATATTTCCGGACGTTTTCCTTCCTGCTGGACGGTGAGGACGGCGATATCTGCTGACTTCATAGCAGAGAGGTCATTGATTCCGTCTCCGGTCATGACGACCACATTGTACTC
Proteins encoded:
- a CDS encoding MBL fold metallo-hydrolase, which encodes MRVTVLGTGDVVGTPKVGCSCPVCTEARETGKQRLRTSILVEHAGKHLLIDTGPDMRAQLLAAGSPIIDAVIWTHGHYDHFMGFGDFYRVQREPITVYGAPEVLDYCGGIFSFMRHNEVPMTAYEAVDICGMQVTLFPVMHDAPTYGVRIEADGAVFVYSCDTTADLSEQTLDVMKGADLLLLDGIFPPEVHISKHMNIKDAEQLAAQLNPKEFWCVHMSHKIWWSYEHGARDMQSWVLGT
- a CDS encoding ATP-binding protein, which codes for MDATATDSGLLQLTEIVLTAEVVNGNSALGVNDLPVSLRPLFCPDAPGVIARPVAIKEGQLKTYFPALAARSLIANGKNSYLVVNDLGQFAVTTFAPAMKWYLRNAGAEAVMKNPALALSFETSGESGLSYKTARENIPLFEDTVASLSGKIGALTAKSESFREAADLVVAYAPEEIEFSLEDLVCTSDQMAIVRKVQISLENQEFLRRHRIYELGRILLVGPPGTGKTSFALALSRSVHMPVLEVRLSMLTSQYLGETSKNIDRIFDLAKKIAPCILFIDEFDYIAKTRISDDNGTMKRAVNTLLKSIDHINLIKDQVLLIGATNHAGMLDDAAWRRFDEVVTFTLPDVSMREAILRHVATDIPCTMDFATIAEQTEGFSGADLRMMLTEAIVSALLAGRKEINETDVNAGMELVNRRNIARAGCT
- a CDS encoding tetratricopeptide repeat protein, with amino-acid sequence MSDAADLITQAEDLALAGKLDEALRAYDAAIAADCTDPLAWVGKASVLKAKGMYTESAECFIAARAGISSENFVGEDAEKMAAFVSMLHVLQAEALLYAEKPNEALVVLDEADQLRPPDAASLVVRGQAFVQKKAYEDAGNCFYRAEEWCNANEDSMLTQVWFCKVNLAKESGGILAPPYAAEMYEKRRGFKQPKGDFTELLERANNLRTAGLMYDALRYYDAAIEADPSQAASTLFMKGVVFEQLRRSAEALDCYSEALKNNPEPGDEFRIRTRWAALRAARENSF
- the cofC gene encoding 2-phospho-L-lactate guanylyltransferase, with product MYFHALIPYKPVNPKTRLSSVMTQEEREEFAEVMLGDVISAVRKTGCTATLLCTSPYTCKEALVAIRKEGLNEAINWALPQFHCPALIIMSDLPMVTPGSLQRVLSTKADMAIVPGLGGGTNVIFVKRPEPFRVEYYGFSFRRHLQIAEELGLTVEIIDSMRMSTDVDEPSDLVELMIHGHGNAREWLYEHGFTLSVENGRVGVVRNGEKIV
- a CDS encoding CDC48 family AAA ATPase, whose protein sequence is MPEISLKVDSAYPEDQGRGKARIDPDTMQALGISPGQLVIIEGKIKTVAKAWRAMTADWGLGKIRIDKFTRTNAGVSLGDRVIVTPVTNQIKAEHIDLIPPTNTPPNISDGDPDEIGESIINFPITVGDILPIISNIPNKYLEYKISTIEPEGACIIAPETEIDFLYNEEHEKFEGTKSISYEDIGGLKGELRRVREMIELPIRHPELFETMSIEPPKGVLLYGPPGTGKTLIAKAVANESRAHFISIAGPEIISKYYGESEQRLREVFEEAETNAPSIIFIDELDSIAPRREDVTGEVERRVVAQLLTMMDGIADRGQVVVVGATNRPDAIDPALRRPGRFDREIEIGVPSEADRLEILQIHTRGMPFEGAAKIKELKQKGHEKKIEAAEEEYKKNRERLLAQLAQLSRGFVGADLASLAREAAIRSLRRQMNVIDLDLERIPDEVLRKLEVTAKDFAEASREITPSAMREISIEAVATHWTDVGGCAGALTEVREAVEYPFTRKDSFAQLGIRPPKGVLLYGPPGTGKTLIARAVANESGANFIAIKGPQLLSKWVGESERAVREIFRKARQVAPSIIFFDEIDSLTPARGADGEGSKVSENVLNQILTEMDGIEPLNDVVVLAASNRPDIIDPALLRSGRFDRLVYITEPKLADREAILAVHMRSMPLEKSMLDEAAEVLAGCSEDAVIALAEKFAGKTLTLKQIKTFAKKIEKSPEGLSAPQLRRLITDAAAEKQIVLEDPERSAFIAKIAADTEGYVGSDLESLCREAAMHSLRRNAVFVSERDFADAKLRIHPTMNERVREYYEGIRLRFKGGLPKQVQNLVEYQ
- the larC gene encoding nickel pincer cofactor biosynthesis protein LarC; protein product: MRLLVIDPKFGAAGDMVTGAFLAAGADREAVICAMRSVVADPTVDDVVRCGMPAVYVKTHAGPAHRTLEELLARVETADAPAEAVILAKRVFTRIASAEEQVHGTHHLHFHEVGADDAIADVIGACTGFVSLNIDAVHILPISVGSGTVTCAHGIMPVPAPATAEILKNSDLTVSTGEFSGELCTPTGAALLAEFSATCGTREHTGRIVSIGCGAGTRDPADHPNVLRVMVMESAVPFFGPQVDVLETNVDDLSGEVLASVVSQMIESGARDACVVPIVMKKGRPGYLVRVICLPVDSERLARLLARETGSLGIRCMPMVHRFVADRVISSETVVVNGYTFAIDVKTAFMDGAAYSKKAEFDQVQKAADTVGVSVRDMKRIVEEEAWKRK
- the radB gene encoding DNA repair and recombination protein RadB; protein product: MEEKIVQKISTSVAGFDRLLGGGLEPQMITQFVGEAGSGKSTLCMVAAVSVLRQGGGVVYVDSEGFSVDRFSQIAGEDTPELLKRIYVLEPITFAEQGAMIASAESLLRAKKADLLVVDSATALYRVEQMETKEALSMLSHQMMVLLALAKRFSVPALITNQVFMDVEKNRLSGLGGTALAHISKAIVRVEKREGFRRAVITKHRSRPEGEFWDFVITGFGVSDR